The Pseudomonas berkeleyensis genome includes a region encoding these proteins:
- the dauA gene encoding C4-dicarboxylic acid transporter DauA has translation MSRQSLPLFTAWRQTLRAGYSWKALRGDLSAGLTVGIIAIPLAMALAIAVGVAPQHGLYTVLIAAPLIALCGGSRFNISGPTAAFVVILLPITQQYGLGGLLLCTLMAGVILIVLGLLRAGRLIEFVPYPVTLGFTAGIGIVIAILQIKDLLGLELAATPQHFLDKLAMLSDALPSLQLGDTLVAACSLATLLIWPRLVPKVPAHLVALAVGALLALGLERLGLPVATLGERFSYTLDGIEYPGIPPFLPDLALPWALPGPDGQPLVLSFELIRQLLAPAFAIAMLGAIESLLCAVVADGMTGSKHDPNAELIGQGLGNLAAPFFGGITATAAIARSAANVRAGAFSPLAAIIHAGVVLAAILLLAPLFSYLPMAALAALLLMVAWNMSEARHVVHTLRIAPRGDVLVLLTCLVLTVLFDMVLAVGVGLLLAAGLFIKRMSELTDTAAPSRRQRLVLQDLPEQVLVYVIRGPLFFGAAEKALSVLRRFSPEVKVVIVDISAVPLLDMTAIAALDNVLRDYHKQGVALILSGPSAQVRLQLRRAGIHRQPGQLAYVHDLPQAREKALRWLDDTPKEALLE, from the coding sequence ATGTCACGTCAATCGCTGCCGCTGTTCACTGCCTGGCGCCAGACCCTGCGCGCCGGATACTCCTGGAAAGCCCTGCGCGGCGACCTTAGTGCCGGGCTGACGGTCGGTATCATCGCCATCCCGCTGGCCATGGCACTGGCCATCGCCGTCGGCGTGGCGCCGCAACATGGCCTGTACACGGTGCTGATCGCCGCCCCACTGATCGCCCTGTGCGGTGGCTCGCGCTTCAACATCTCCGGCCCCACCGCCGCCTTCGTGGTGATCCTCCTGCCGATCACCCAGCAGTACGGCCTGGGTGGCCTGCTGTTGTGCACACTGATGGCCGGGGTGATTCTGATTGTCCTCGGCCTGTTGCGCGCCGGGCGGCTGATCGAGTTCGTCCCTTACCCGGTCACGCTGGGTTTTACCGCTGGCATCGGTATCGTCATCGCCATCCTGCAGATCAAGGATCTGCTCGGCCTGGAACTGGCCGCCACGCCACAGCATTTTCTCGACAAACTGGCCATGCTCTCCGATGCACTGCCAAGCCTGCAGCTCGGCGATACGCTGGTCGCGGCCTGCAGCCTCGCGACGCTGCTGATCTGGCCACGACTGGTGCCCAAGGTGCCCGCCCATCTGGTGGCACTGGCCGTAGGTGCACTGCTGGCGCTCGGGCTGGAGCGCCTTGGATTGCCCGTCGCAACGCTGGGCGAGCGCTTCAGCTACACCCTCGATGGCATCGAATACCCCGGTATTCCACCGTTCCTGCCGGATCTGGCGTTGCCCTGGGCATTGCCAGGCCCCGATGGCCAACCGCTTGTATTGTCGTTCGAACTGATCCGCCAGTTGCTCGCCCCCGCCTTCGCCATCGCCATGCTGGGCGCCATCGAGTCACTGCTCTGCGCCGTGGTCGCCGATGGCATGACCGGCAGCAAGCATGACCCGAACGCCGAACTGATCGGCCAGGGTCTGGGCAACCTCGCTGCGCCATTCTTCGGCGGCATTACCGCCACCGCGGCGATCGCGCGCAGCGCCGCCAACGTGCGCGCCGGCGCATTCTCGCCGCTGGCCGCGATCATTCACGCCGGTGTGGTGCTGGCCGCCATCCTGCTGCTGGCGCCGCTGTTCAGCTACCTGCCGATGGCCGCCCTCGCCGCCCTGCTACTGATGGTGGCGTGGAACATGAGCGAGGCACGCCACGTCGTGCACACCCTGCGCATCGCCCCACGCGGCGACGTGCTGGTATTGCTGACCTGCCTGGTACTGACGGTGCTGTTCGACATGGTGCTGGCCGTCGGCGTCGGCCTGCTACTGGCAGCCGGCCTGTTCATCAAGCGCATGAGTGAACTGACCGACACCGCAGCGCCAAGCCGGCGCCAGCGTCTGGTTCTGCAGGACTTGCCGGAGCAGGTGCTGGTCTACGTGATACGCGGGCCGCTGTTCTTCGGCGCTGCGGAGAAAGCATTGAGCGTGCTGCGCCGCTTCAGCCCGGAGGTGAAAGTGGTGATCGTCGACATCAGCGCCGTGCCGCTGCTGGACATGACCGCCATCGCGGCGCTGGACAACGTACTGCGCGACTACCACAAGCAAGGCGTAGCGTTGATCCTCAGCGGCCCAAGCGCCCAGGTACGCCTGCAACTGCGCCGCGCCGGCATTCACCGCCAGCCCGGGCAACTGGCCTACGTGCATGACCTGCCGCAGGCACGGGAGAAGGCGCTGCGCTGGCTGGATGACACGCCGAAAGAGGCGCTCCTCGAGTAG
- a CDS encoding AmpG family muropeptide MFS transporter: MPRKSWREALAAYASPATLALLLLGFAAGLPYMLVFSTLSVWLREAGVARETIGFASLIGLAYAFKWVWAPMLDQWRLPLLGKLGRRRSWLVLSQCLIAIGLLGMANYDPQTQLSSLIGLAVLVAFASATQDIAVDAYRLEIAEDNRQAALAAAYMAGYRVAALLATAGALYLAEGFGSTAKEYQFSAWTGTYLVFALLMLPGLITTLWMREPTAPVPTRAAPPKHGFLLQSLALLAVITLVISVPTMFIQFYQSDLMLMLRGDLTPHDLLYNDRAFLRAMLYTTLTCISVSGLAWGGLAPVLKTATERYGFFHQLLSVLLLIILLISVPAMFAQFYDSDLHLVWQGQLSLQDLLYYDRAFLRALLYSVLTALSISSLFWGGMAPVLTPVNDFIVRYRWQALLLLALIATYRLSDTVMGVMANVFYIDQGFTKEQIASVSKLFGLVMTLLGAGVGGLLIVRFGIMPILLIGAASSAATNLLFMLLVNMGPHLPMLTLTISADNFSAGLATSAFVAYLSSLTNLKFSATQYALLSSIMLLLPRLIGGYSGVMVEKLGYAQFFLATAVMGIPTLILIVIQWRRDKRQGNGDTPTAAAHPTADALKS, encoded by the coding sequence ATGCCACGCAAATCCTGGCGAGAAGCCCTCGCTGCCTACGCCAGCCCCGCAACGCTGGCGCTGCTCCTGCTCGGTTTCGCTGCCGGCCTGCCCTACATGCTGGTGTTCTCCACCCTCTCCGTATGGCTGCGCGAAGCCGGCGTAGCGCGGGAGACCATCGGCTTCGCCAGCCTGATCGGCCTGGCTTACGCCTTCAAATGGGTGTGGGCACCGATGCTCGACCAATGGCGTTTGCCGTTGCTGGGCAAACTGGGGCGGCGCCGCTCCTGGCTGGTTCTGTCGCAGTGCCTGATCGCCATCGGCCTGCTGGGTATGGCCAACTACGACCCGCAGACCCAGCTCAGCAGCCTGATCGGTCTGGCGGTATTGGTAGCCTTCGCCTCGGCCACCCAGGATATCGCGGTGGACGCCTATCGCCTGGAGATCGCCGAAGACAATCGCCAGGCCGCACTGGCAGCCGCCTACATGGCCGGCTACCGGGTTGCCGCACTGCTTGCGACGGCCGGTGCCCTGTACCTGGCAGAGGGCTTCGGCTCGACCGCCAAGGAATATCAGTTCAGCGCCTGGACCGGCACCTACTTGGTCTTCGCCCTGCTGATGTTGCCAGGGCTGATCACCACCCTGTGGATGCGCGAACCCACGGCGCCTGTTCCAACCCGAGCGGCACCGCCCAAGCACGGTTTCCTGCTGCAATCGCTCGCATTGCTGGCGGTGATCACCCTGGTGATCTCCGTGCCGACCATGTTCATCCAGTTCTACCAGAGCGACCTGATGCTCATGCTACGGGGCGATCTCACCCCACACGATCTGCTCTACAACGACCGCGCCTTCCTGCGCGCCATGCTCTACACGACCCTGACCTGCATCTCCGTTTCCGGCCTGGCCTGGGGCGGCCTGGCGCCCGTGCTGAAGACGGCGACAGAACGCTACGGCTTCTTCCACCAACTGCTCTCGGTACTGCTGCTGATCATTCTGTTGATCTCGGTGCCGGCGATGTTCGCCCAGTTCTACGACAGCGATCTGCATCTGGTCTGGCAAGGCCAGCTCAGCCTGCAGGATCTGCTCTACTACGACCGCGCCTTCCTACGTGCATTGCTCTATAGCGTCCTCACCGCCCTGTCCATTTCCAGCCTGTTCTGGGGCGGCATGGCGCCAGTGCTGACCCCGGTCAACGACTTCATCGTGCGCTATCGCTGGCAGGCGCTGCTGCTACTGGCGCTGATCGCCACCTATCGCCTGTCCGACACGGTGATGGGGGTGATGGCCAACGTCTTCTACATCGACCAGGGCTTCACCAAGGAACAGATCGCCAGCGTCAGCAAACTGTTCGGCCTGGTCATGACGCTGCTCGGTGCCGGCGTCGGCGGGCTGTTGATCGTGCGCTTCGGCATCATGCCGATCCTGCTGATCGGCGCGGCCTCCTCGGCGGCGACCAACCTGCTGTTCATGCTGCTGGTGAACATGGGGCCGCATCTGCCAATGCTGACCCTGACCATCTCAGCCGATAACTTCAGTGCCGGTCTGGCCACTTCGGCGTTCGTCGCCTACCTCTCCAGCCTCACCAACCTGAAGTTCTCGGCCACCCAATACGCCCTGCTCAGTTCCATCATGCTGCTGCTGCCCCGTTTGATCGGCGGCTACTCGGGCGTGATGGTGGAAAAGCTCGGCTACGCCCAGTTCTTCCTCGCGACCGCGGTGATGGGCATACCGACCTTGATCCTCATCGTGATCCAATGGCGGCGCGACAAGCGTCAGGGCAACGGCGACACGCCAACGGCGGCGGCGCACCCCACAGCGGATGCCCTGAAGAGCTGA
- a CDS encoding DUF481 domain-containing protein: MLLRLLLVCVLYTLAAPSWADTVWLDNGDRLSGEIILLDGGKLALKTKYAGQVLIDWKDIDTLSSDKPLLVRRSGFDNERSERLAAAGSGMVRVQSEREYVLPLAEIKRLIPPRPLLEDRLWEGNLDAKLDMKRNQNDVDEWKLKGNTRVEHGRWRHVLNGELERETKNDRKVEDNWELEYDLDRFFTEQWFWRVGLQQSEDEFEAIDRQRIAGTGPGYRFWDDELGRFDLIGQFNRVRLESDVADLAFNTTSLELDYKRLLWGTRLEFYANAELQIPHIDEIDYVLDSEFGLRYRLNQWARLSLLYELDQLRGQGQTVSDRHYLIGVGVGW, encoded by the coding sequence ATGTTGCTGCGTCTATTGCTCGTCTGCGTCCTTTATACCCTGGCTGCGCCGTCGTGGGCCGATACCGTCTGGCTCGACAATGGCGATCGGCTTTCAGGCGAGATCATTCTGCTCGATGGCGGCAAGCTGGCGCTCAAGACCAAGTACGCCGGCCAGGTGCTGATCGATTGGAAGGATATCGACACCCTGAGTTCAGACAAGCCTCTGCTGGTGAGGCGCAGCGGTTTCGACAACGAGCGCAGCGAAAGGTTGGCTGCCGCTGGCAGCGGCATGGTGCGGGTGCAGAGCGAGCGCGAATACGTGCTGCCATTGGCCGAGATCAAGCGCCTGATACCGCCGCGACCGTTGCTGGAAGACCGACTGTGGGAGGGCAACCTCGACGCCAAGCTGGACATGAAGCGCAATCAGAACGATGTCGACGAGTGGAAGCTCAAGGGCAATACCCGCGTCGAACATGGGCGCTGGCGTCATGTGTTGAATGGCGAGCTGGAGCGTGAAACCAAGAACGACAGAAAGGTCGAGGATAACTGGGAGCTGGAGTACGACCTCGACCGCTTCTTCACCGAGCAATGGTTCTGGCGGGTTGGCTTGCAGCAGAGCGAGGATGAGTTCGAAGCCATCGACCGTCAGCGCATCGCGGGTACGGGCCCAGGCTACCGCTTCTGGGACGACGAACTGGGCCGCTTCGATCTGATCGGGCAATTCAATCGCGTGCGTCTGGAGTCGGATGTCGCCGACCTGGCGTTCAATACCACGTCCCTGGAGCTGGATTACAAACGCTTGCTATGGGGCACGCGCCTGGAGTTCTACGCCAATGCCGAACTGCAGATTCCACACATCGATGAGATCGACTACGTGCTCGACAGCGAATTTGGTCTGCGTTATCGACTCAACCAGTGGGCGCGCTTGTCGCTTCTGTACGAGCTCGATCAACTGCGTGGGCAGGGCCAGACCGTTTCTGATCGGCACTATCTGATCGGTGTGGGCGTGGGCTGGTGA
- a CDS encoding hypoxanthine-guanine phosphoribosyltransferase: MSVDLAHIRQVMAEADCLFTEAEVEAAIDQVASRINAELAERNPVVFCVMNGGLIFSGKLLTKLNFPLEASYLHATRYRNETSGGELFWKAKPEVSFIDRDVLIVDDILDEGHTLGAIIDFCRHAGARAVHTAVLIDKDHQRKARPDLKADYVGLQCIDRYIFGYGMDYKGYWRNAAGIFAVKGL; this comes from the coding sequence ATGTCCGTCGATCTCGCGCACATTCGCCAAGTCATGGCGGAAGCCGACTGCCTGTTCACCGAAGCCGAGGTCGAGGCCGCTATCGATCAGGTCGCCAGCCGCATCAATGCCGAGTTGGCCGAGCGCAACCCCGTGGTCTTCTGCGTGATGAACGGCGGTCTGATCTTCTCCGGCAAGCTCCTGACCAAGCTGAATTTTCCACTGGAGGCGTCCTACCTGCATGCGACGCGCTATCGCAACGAGACCAGTGGCGGAGAACTGTTCTGGAAGGCCAAGCCGGAAGTCTCCTTCATCGACCGCGACGTTCTGATCGTCGATGACATCCTCGACGAAGGCCATACCCTGGGCGCGATCATCGACTTCTGCCGCCATGCCGGCGCGCGTGCGGTGCACACCGCGGTGCTGATCGACAAGGATCACCAGCGCAAGGCGCGTCCGGATCTGAAAGCGGACTACGTCGGCCTGCAGTGCATCGACCGCTACATCTTCGGCTACGGCATGGACTACAAGGGCTACTGGCGCAACGCTGCTGGCATCTTCGCGGTCAAGGGGCTGTAA
- a CDS encoding 1-acyl-sn-glycerol-3-phosphate acyltransferase: MMGAFDAIRPYADAEVRPVLARLLADPAFLGTLTRFRFPRLAGPLGWLLKPLIAARLRSEFASIDSVAGLQQKIEPYIDRTIEHASDGISYSGLEHLQPGKAYLYLANHRDIVMDPAFVNYAVYHAGLQTPRIAIGDNLLQRPFVSDLMRLNKSFIVHRSISGRREKLAAYQLLSAYISHSIREDGESIWIAQAEGRAKDGDDRTDSAILKMFHMSRKDEPFAEVIDSLNLIPVSISYEYDPCDQAKARELSVRAATGSYTKAPGEDDASIALGITGYKGRVHLHFGPPVAGLEDTKQLALEMDRHILGQYRLFPVHYLAYAMWEGREDDLGVPAASELFAAAELSKAEAEWRKRLAACSAEQKPYLILQYANPVRNQYRIKAGLPL, translated from the coding sequence ATGATGGGCGCATTCGATGCCATCCGACCCTATGCCGACGCAGAAGTGCGCCCAGTACTGGCGCGCCTGCTCGCCGACCCGGCGTTTCTCGGCACCCTCACCCGTTTCCGCTTTCCACGGCTTGCCGGGCCATTGGGCTGGCTGCTCAAGCCGCTGATCGCCGCACGGCTGCGCAGCGAATTCGCCAGCATCGACTCGGTCGCCGGCCTGCAGCAGAAGATCGAGCCTTACATCGATCGCACCATCGAACACGCCAGCGACGGCATCAGCTACTCCGGGCTGGAGCACCTGCAGCCGGGCAAAGCCTATCTGTACCTGGCCAATCACCGCGACATCGTCATGGATCCGGCCTTCGTCAACTACGCCGTCTACCATGCCGGCCTGCAGACGCCGCGTATCGCCATTGGCGACAACCTGCTGCAGCGTCCCTTCGTCAGCGACCTGATGCGCCTGAACAAGAGCTTCATCGTGCACCGCTCGATCAGCGGACGCCGGGAAAAACTCGCGGCGTATCAACTGCTCTCGGCCTATATCAGCCATTCGATCCGCGAAGATGGTGAATCGATCTGGATCGCCCAGGCCGAAGGCCGGGCCAAGGACGGCGACGACCGCACCGATTCGGCCATCCTCAAGATGTTCCACATGAGCCGCAAGGACGAGCCGTTCGCCGAGGTGATCGACTCGCTCAACCTGATCCCGGTCTCGATCAGCTACGAATACGACCCCTGCGACCAGGCCAAGGCCCGCGAACTGAGCGTGCGCGCCGCCACCGGCAGCTACACCAAGGCACCAGGCGAGGACGACGCCAGCATCGCCCTGGGCATCACCGGCTACAAAGGGCGCGTGCACCTGCATTTCGGCCCACCGGTGGCCGGCCTGGAAGACACCAAGCAGCTCGCCCTGGAGATGGATCGCCATATCCTCGGCCAGTATCGCCTGTTCCCGGTGCACTACCTGGCCTATGCCATGTGGGAAGGACGCGAAGACGATCTCGGCGTACCAGCAGCCTCCGAGCTGTTCGCCGCAGCCGAATTGAGCAAGGCCGAAGCCGAATGGCGCAAGCGTCTGGCCGCCTGCAGTGCCGAGCAGAAACCCTACCTGATCCTGCAGTACGCCAACCCGGTACGAAACCAGTATCGAATCAAGGCAGGCCTGCCGCTCTGA
- a CDS encoding DUF481 domain-containing protein — translation MPRSTSLSLLGLSIALCSSASFADTVWLKNGDRLTGTIRFFDGSKLLLETDYGGSIPLDWKKVATLESDHELLVKLGPVDGERAKSLLAAEPGKVTLANGEAPKTIELAQIEQIMKPKPLVEDFTWKGNIDLGLDYKRGERDSDDYDVDIKTQARHGQWRHNAIADYNRELKNDVVSTDNWSAEYALDRFITEKWFWQGRFEYKRDRIEEVERQRTIGTGPGYQFWDDELGAFSIATLANRSDYRYSNGEQDRFYALSVKWDYNRYLIGKTVELFSVGEVGRPLSGAADYSLDAEVGLRYKVTDWASLNMKAEKDIVSGAEGDLDETRYTLGFGVGW, via the coding sequence ATGCCGCGCTCTACATCGCTGTCCCTGCTTGGTCTGAGCATCGCTCTGTGCAGTTCCGCTTCTTTCGCCGATACCGTCTGGTTGAAAAATGGAGACCGTCTCACCGGTACCATCCGTTTCTTCGATGGCAGCAAACTGCTGCTGGAAACCGACTACGGTGGCTCCATTCCGCTGGACTGGAAAAAAGTCGCCACCCTGGAGAGTGACCACGAACTGCTGGTCAAGCTCGGTCCGGTCGACGGCGAGCGGGCCAAATCGCTGCTGGCTGCAGAACCTGGCAAGGTCACCCTGGCCAACGGTGAGGCGCCGAAGACCATCGAACTGGCGCAGATCGAGCAGATCATGAAGCCCAAACCGCTGGTGGAGGATTTCACCTGGAAGGGCAATATCGACCTCGGTCTGGACTACAAGCGTGGCGAGCGCGATTCCGATGACTATGACGTGGATATCAAGACCCAGGCGCGTCATGGCCAGTGGCGACACAACGCGATTGCCGACTACAACCGTGAACTGAAGAACGATGTGGTCAGCACCGACAACTGGAGCGCTGAATACGCGCTTGACCGCTTCATCACCGAGAAGTGGTTCTGGCAGGGGCGCTTCGAGTACAAGCGTGACCGTATCGAAGAGGTCGAGCGCCAGCGCACCATCGGTACCGGCCCGGGTTATCAGTTCTGGGACGACGAACTGGGCGCCTTCTCCATCGCCACCCTGGCCAACCGCAGCGACTATCGCTACAGCAACGGCGAGCAGGATCGCTTCTACGCGCTGAGCGTGAAGTGGGATTACAACCGCTATCTGATTGGCAAGACCGTCGAGCTGTTCAGCGTCGGTGAGGTCGGTCGTCCGCTCAGTGGCGCCGCCGATTACAGCCTGGATGCCGAAGTGGGCCTGCGCTACAAGGTCACCGACTGGGCCTCGCTGAACATGAAGGCGGAGAAGGATATCGTCAGCGGCGCCGAAGGCGATCTCGACGAGACCCGCTACACCCTGGGCTTTGGCGTAGGTTGGTAA
- a CDS encoding mechanosensitive ion channel family protein, which yields MDMNVDELVRLSEAWLPVVLQYSGKLMLALVTLVIGWWLIGRLTASVGRLLEGRRVDRALSSFIDSLIGIVLKILLVISVASMIGVETTSFIAMIGAAGLAIGLALQGSLANFAGGVLIMLFRPFKAGDFIEAQGISGSVDYIQIFHTVLRTGDNKTVIVPNGTLSNGIITNHSRQATRQILYDVKLDYDADLAKARQVLLELSKDSRVQQQPAPVVVVASLTESSINLSLRMWTAASDYWSVIFMLNENVRDRLRAEGVELAQPPRMVQVVQQGR from the coding sequence ATGGATATGAATGTCGATGAACTGGTCAGGCTGTCCGAGGCCTGGCTGCCAGTGGTGTTGCAATATAGCGGCAAGCTGATGCTGGCCTTGGTCACGCTGGTTATCGGCTGGTGGCTGATTGGCCGACTGACCGCAAGTGTCGGGCGCTTGCTCGAAGGGCGTCGAGTCGATCGCGCCCTGAGCAGCTTCATCGACAGCCTGATCGGCATCGTGCTGAAGATCCTGCTGGTGATCAGCGTGGCGTCGATGATCGGTGTGGAAACCACTTCCTTCATCGCCATGATCGGTGCCGCCGGGTTGGCCATCGGCCTGGCCTTGCAGGGCAGCCTGGCGAATTTCGCCGGCGGCGTGCTGATCATGCTGTTTCGCCCATTCAAGGCGGGCGACTTCATCGAGGCCCAGGGGATTTCCGGCTCGGTCGATTACATCCAGATCTTCCACACGGTCTTGCGCACGGGCGACAACAAGACGGTGATCGTGCCCAACGGGACGTTGTCCAACGGCATCATCACCAACCACTCGCGCCAGGCGACGCGGCAGATTCTCTACGACGTGAAGCTCGACTACGACGCCGATCTGGCCAAGGCGCGCCAGGTTCTGCTGGAGCTGTCCAAGGATTCGCGCGTGCAACAGCAGCCGGCGCCCGTGGTGGTGGTGGCCAGTCTGACCGAGAGTTCGATCAACCTGTCGCTACGCATGTGGACGGCCGCCAGTGATTATTGGAGCGTGATCTTCATGCTCAACGAGAACGTGCGTGATCGTCTGCGTGCCGAAGGCGTAGAGCTGGCGCAGCCGCCGCGTATGGTTCAGGTGGTGCAACAGGGGCGTTAG
- a CDS encoding PA4642 family protein: MRKDKKQVIGEEISDDSIKLFLTVEPADATPPSLHKLVKAYRGLRVDDFERFVGFFVAAGHDLSAVDAQGNDFVALIQDQRNAEPYIDVIKAARG, encoded by the coding sequence ATGCGTAAAGACAAGAAGCAGGTGATTGGCGAAGAAATCAGCGACGACTCGATCAAGCTGTTTCTCACGGTGGAGCCGGCCGATGCCACGCCGCCTTCGCTGCACAAGCTAGTCAAGGCCTATCGTGGCCTGCGTGTGGATGACTTCGAGCGCTTCGTCGGCTTCTTCGTCGCGGCCGGTCATGACCTGTCGGCTGTCGACGCCCAGGGCAACGACTTCGTTGCGCTGATTCAGGATCAACGCAACGCCGAGCCCTATATCGACGTGATCAAGGCCGCTCGCGGCTGA
- a CDS encoding MGMT family protein — protein MGKMNPAESAWPASPPASAEARREALYLVLAQIPEGKVVSYGELAEMAGLGRAARWVGRTLSQLPDGSRLPWHRVIAAGGRLSLAAGTASGAEQRARLRAEGVSILNERVDMRRHGWRPLEHR, from the coding sequence ATGGGCAAGATGAACCCGGCAGAGTCTGCATGGCCGGCTTCGCCACCGGCAAGCGCCGAGGCGCGCCGTGAGGCGCTGTATCTGGTGCTGGCGCAGATCCCGGAGGGCAAGGTAGTGAGCTATGGCGAACTGGCCGAGATGGCCGGCCTTGGCCGCGCCGCACGCTGGGTCGGGCGAACCCTCAGCCAACTGCCTGATGGTTCGCGCCTGCCCTGGCATCGAGTGATTGCCGCCGGTGGCCGCCTGAGCCTGGCCGCAGGAACAGCCTCTGGCGCCGAACAACGCGCGCGTCTGCGCGCCGAGGGCGTCAGCATCCTGAACGAACGTGTGGATATGCGCCGCCATGGCTGGCGTCCACTGGAGCACAGGTAG
- a CDS encoding uracil-xanthine permease family protein — protein sequence MSQQEFNDPLWRQGISGAQMLFVAFGALVLMPLITGMDPNVALFTAGIGTLLFQLATGRQVPVFLASSFAFIAPILVAKEQFGLPAVLGGIVASGFVYMILSAVVKLKGPSFIDRLLPPVVIAPVIISIGLALSPVAVNMAMGKAGDGSVQLVPYTTAMMISMPALVTTLLVAVLGRGIFRLVPILAGIAVGCGLAGFFGVIDTSGIANAPWLAMPAFVAPELHWGAILYMVPVALAPAIEHIGGVVAIGSVTGKNYVKKPGLHRTLLGDGLASSAAGLFGGPPNTTYAEVTGAVMLTKSYNPKIMTWAAVFAIALAFVGKFGVALQSIPVPVMGGILCLLFGSIAVVGLNTLIRHQVDLSEARNLIIVSVTLVFGIGGMVIGGDEFALSGISLCAIAALLLNLLLPGGAGWKNKALDEQQES from the coding sequence ATGAGCCAGCAGGAATTCAACGATCCGCTGTGGCGCCAGGGCATCTCCGGCGCGCAGATGCTCTTCGTGGCCTTCGGCGCCCTGGTGCTGATGCCACTGATCACCGGGATGGATCCCAACGTCGCGCTGTTCACCGCGGGTATCGGCACCCTGCTGTTCCAACTTGCCACAGGCCGCCAAGTGCCGGTTTTCCTGGCATCGAGCTTCGCTTTCATCGCGCCGATCCTGGTCGCCAAGGAACAATTCGGCTTGCCAGCCGTGCTCGGCGGTATCGTCGCCTCGGGCTTCGTCTACATGATTCTGTCGGCCGTGGTGAAGTTGAAAGGCCCCAGCTTCATCGACCGCCTGCTGCCTCCTGTGGTGATCGCGCCCGTGATCATCTCCATCGGCCTGGCGCTCTCCCCGGTCGCGGTGAACATGGCCATGGGCAAGGCCGGTGACGGCAGCGTGCAACTGGTGCCCTACACCACAGCGATGATGATCTCCATGCCGGCACTGGTCACCACCTTGCTGGTCGCCGTGCTGGGCCGTGGCATCTTCCGCCTGGTTCCCATTCTCGCGGGTATCGCCGTGGGTTGTGGCCTGGCCGGGTTCTTCGGGGTGATCGACACCAGCGGCATCGCCAATGCACCCTGGCTGGCCATGCCGGCCTTCGTCGCGCCGGAGCTGCACTGGGGCGCGATTCTGTACATGGTTCCGGTCGCCCTGGCGCCAGCCATCGAGCACATCGGCGGTGTCGTGGCCATCGGCAGCGTGACGGGCAAGAACTACGTGAAGAAGCCTGGTCTGCACCGCACCCTGCTCGGTGACGGCCTGGCCAGCTCGGCGGCCGGTCTGTTTGGTGGCCCGCCCAACACCACCTATGCGGAAGTCACCGGCGCGGTGATGCTGACCAAGAGCTACAACCCGAAGATCATGACCTGGGCAGCCGTGTTCGCCATTGCCCTGGCCTTCGTCGGCAAGTTCGGCGTGGCCCTGCAGAGCATTCCGGTACCGGTGATGGGCGGTATCCTCTGCCTGCTGTTCGGTTCCATCGCCGTGGTCGGCCTGAATACCCTGATCCGTCATCAGGTGGATCTGTCCGAGGCACGCAACCTGATCATCGTATCGGTGACCCTGGTATTCGGTATCGGCGGCATGGTGATCGGCGGCGATGAATTCGCCTTGTCGGGCATTTCCCTGTGCGCCATCGCCGCACTGCTGCTCAACCTTCTGCTGCCAGGCGGCGCCGGCTGGAAGAACAAGGCGCTGGACGAGCAACAAGAATCCTGA
- the upp gene encoding uracil phosphoribosyltransferase: MPIREIRHPLIRHKIGLMRRADISTKNFRELAQEVGALLTYEATNDLPLESYEIDGWAGPVQVEKIAGKKITVVPILRAGIGMLDGVLSLIPGAKVSAVGVARNEETLEAHTYLEKLALGIDERLALIIDPMLATGGSMVATIDLLKKAGCKEIRAMVLVAAPEGIAVVEKAHPDVTIFTASIDQRLNEHGYIIPGLGDAGDKIFGTKQKDA; the protein is encoded by the coding sequence ATGCCCATCCGTGAGATCCGCCACCCGCTGATCCGCCACAAAATCGGCCTGATGCGCCGCGCCGACATCAGCACCAAGAACTTCCGTGAGCTGGCCCAGGAAGTGGGCGCGCTGCTGACCTACGAAGCGACCAACGACCTGCCGCTGGAGTCCTACGAGATCGACGGTTGGGCTGGCCCGGTACAGGTAGAGAAGATTGCCGGCAAGAAGATCACCGTGGTGCCGATCCTGCGCGCCGGCATCGGCATGCTCGATGGCGTGCTCAGCCTGATTCCCGGCGCCAAGGTCAGCGCCGTCGGCGTCGCGCGCAACGAGGAAACGCTGGAGGCACACACCTATCTGGAGAAGTTGGCCCTGGGTATCGACGAGCGCCTGGCGCTGATCATCGACCCGATGCTGGCCACCGGTGGCTCCATGGTCGCCACCATCGACCTGCTGAAGAAGGCCGGCTGCAAGGAAATCCGCGCCATGGTGCTGGTCGCGGCGCCTGAAGGCATCGCCGTGGTGGAGAAAGCGCACCCCGACGTGACCATCTTCACCGCCTCCATCGATCAGCGTCTGAACGAACACGGCTACATCATTCCGGGCCTGGGCGATGCCGGTGACAAGATCTTCGGCACCAAGCAGAAGGACGCCTGA